A portion of the Trichomycterus rosablanca isolate fTriRos1 chromosome 17, fTriRos1.hap1, whole genome shotgun sequence genome contains these proteins:
- the cep19 gene encoding centrosomal protein of 19 kDa → MSVIAKQCGVNFNPPSIILIYENKDSSKLRKRVMPVRNFSQYSDCSRAAERLKHNARHAPYLETVSLEQLVRLHTVLRDHMQGLSVEESLKVQRSADLHEEDLNKLGDEELKKRKAKMDELFERNRRHKDDPDFVYDLQVKFPENSVRETCSWDQSDDEF, encoded by the exons ATGTCCGTTATAGCCAAGCAGTGTGGGGTTAACTTTAATCCCCCTTCAATCATCCTCATATAtgaaaataaagattcaagcaAACTGCGTAAAAGAGTGATGCCTGTCAGAAATTTTTCTCAGTATTCAG ACTGCAGCAGGGCTGCAGAGAGACTGAAGCATAATGCCCGCCATGCTCCGTATCTGGAAACGGTttcactggaacagctggtAAGACTGCACACGGTGCTGCGGGATCACATGCAGGGTTTGAGTGTGGAGGAGAGTCTGAAAGTACAGCGAAGCGCTGACCTACACGAGGAAGACCTGAACAAGCTCGGCGATGAAGAGCTCAAGAAGCGCAAGGCCAAGATGGACGAACTGTTTGAGCGCAACCGGCGCCACAAGGACGATCCAGACTTTGTGTACGACCTCCAGGTGAAGTTTCCTGAAAACAGCGTACGGGAAACCTGCAGCTGGGACCAGTCAGACGAcgagttttag
- the pigx gene encoding phosphatidylinositol-glycan biosynthesis class X protein isoform X1: MLVLYFVVTFSCVVLCGASHEDAVGCAFASSWLESVVLSMKLAKKGFHRDLQYEVQHDPPSHPVKALLVHRLPRGVYMDRYQIADLNKDTGLQALLDSPVDLESPAHLSSSFSALVFLSTPGPLQATVPVHGRYHRPSNTGGWEHVTIEPPRLLLRQESCGTLDPSLSHSVVKAPCTFQNESVCSWLEIHGLQVSRVIFEIPVGDSSLTNQVCVVTLLVTMLCCIYICKALWKHGIF; the protein is encoded by the exons ATGCtcgttttatattttgttgttacTTTTTCCTGTGTTGTACTTTGTGGAGCCTCGCATGAAG ATGCAGTCGGTTGTGCTTTTGCTTCCTCCTGGCTTGAGTCTGTGGTACTGTCAATGAAGCTCGCCAAAAAAGGGTTCCACAG AGATCTCCAGTATGAGGTTCAACATGATCCTCCTTCACATCCCGTCAAAGCTCTGCTGGTTCACAGACTACCTCGTGGAGTGTACATGGATCGTTATCAAATTGCAGACCTGAATAAAGACACAGGATTACAG GCGCTTCTTGATTCACCAGTTGATCTTGAGAGTCCAGCCCATCTGTCCTCCAGTTTCTCTGCACTAGTCTTCCTTAGTACACCCGGACCACTACAGGCAACGGTTCCTGTCCATGGCCGATATCACAGGCCCTCCAATACAGGTGGATGGGAACACGTCACCATCGAGCCACCAAGACTGCTGCTACGGCAGGAAAGTT GTGGAACCCTAGATCCTAGCCTGTCACACAGCGTGGTAAAGGCACCGTGCACATTCCAGAACGAGAGTGTTTGCTCATGGCTGGAGATCCATGGATTACAG GTGTCTAGAGTGATTTTCGAGATACCAGTGGGTGATTCCTCTCTGACCAATCAAGTGTGTGTAGTAACACTACTGGTAACCATGTTGTgctgcatttacatttgtaaaGCTCTCTGGAAACATGGCATCTTTTAA
- the pigx gene encoding phosphatidylinositol-glycan biosynthesis class X protein isoform X2, translated as MKLAKKGFHRDLQYEVQHDPPSHPVKALLVHRLPRGVYMDRYQIADLNKDTGLQALLDSPVDLESPAHLSSSFSALVFLSTPGPLQATVPVHGRYHRPSNTGGWEHVTIEPPRLLLRQESCGTLDPSLSHSVVKAPCTFQNESVCSWLEIHGLQVSRVIFEIPVGDSSLTNQVCVVTLLVTMLCCIYICKALWKHGIF; from the exons ATGAAGCTCGCCAAAAAAGGGTTCCACAG AGATCTCCAGTATGAGGTTCAACATGATCCTCCTTCACATCCCGTCAAAGCTCTGCTGGTTCACAGACTACCTCGTGGAGTGTACATGGATCGTTATCAAATTGCAGACCTGAATAAAGACACAGGATTACAG GCGCTTCTTGATTCACCAGTTGATCTTGAGAGTCCAGCCCATCTGTCCTCCAGTTTCTCTGCACTAGTCTTCCTTAGTACACCCGGACCACTACAGGCAACGGTTCCTGTCCATGGCCGATATCACAGGCCCTCCAATACAGGTGGATGGGAACACGTCACCATCGAGCCACCAAGACTGCTGCTACGGCAGGAAAGTT GTGGAACCCTAGATCCTAGCCTGTCACACAGCGTGGTAAAGGCACCGTGCACATTCCAGAACGAGAGTGTTTGCTCATGGCTGGAGATCCATGGATTACAG GTGTCTAGAGTGATTTTCGAGATACCAGTGGGTGATTCCTCTCTGACCAATCAAGTGTGTGTAGTAACACTACTGGTAACCATGTTGTgctgcatttacatttgtaaaGCTCTCTGGAAACATGGCATCTTTTAA
- the pak2b gene encoding serine/threonine-protein kinase PAK 2b encodes MCDNLDHEDKPPAPPVRMSSTIFSGGGKDHTLLANHSTKPLPSVPEEKKPRSKIISIFSGAEKGGRRKDRDRERPEISPPSDFEHTIHVGFDAVTGEFTGMPEQWARLLQTSNITKSEQKKNPQAVLDVLKFYDSTGNTGRQKYLSFSSEKDGFPSGEHSPVKKSTEKPSPGIKNIDDDEDDDEESPPPVVAPRPEHTKGVNTRSVIDPLPPPVTSPDGDAASKAADKQRAKKGKMSDEEIMDKLRTIVSIGDPKKKYTRYEKIGQGASGTVFTAIDVATGQEVAIKQINLQKQPKKELIINEILVMKELKNPNIVNFLDSFLVGEELFVVMEYLAGGSLTDVVTETCMDEAQIAAVCRECLQALEFLHANQVIHRDIKSDNVLLGMDGSVKLTDFGFCAQITPEQNKRSTMVGTPYWMAPEVVTRKAYGPKVDIWSLGIMAIEMVEGEPPYLNENPLRALYLIATNGTPELQSPEKLSPIFRDFLARCLEMDVEKRGSSKDLLQHPFLKLAKPLSSLTPLIFAAKDAMKNNR; translated from the exons ATGTGTGACAATCTGGACCATGAGGACAAGCCTCCAGCCCCACCTGTAAGGATGAGCAGCACAATCTTCAGTGGCGGTGGGAAGGATCACACACTGCTGGCCAATCACAGCACCAAGCCGCTGCCGTCCGTGCCCGAGGAGAAGAAACCTCGCAGCAAAATCATCTCCATCTTCTCTGGTGCTGAGAAAG GTGGAAGGCGGAAAGACAGAGACAGGGAACGTCCCGAGATCTCTCCTCCCTCAGATTTCGAGCACACCATACATGTAGGCTTTGATGCTGTCACTGGAGAGTTTACG GGAATGCCAGAGCAGTGGGCACGATTACTGCAGACATCCAACATTACCAAATCTGAACAGAAAAAGAACCCACAAGCTGTGTTAGATGTTCTCAAGTTCTATGACTCTACAGGAAACACGGGCAGGCAGAAGTACCTCAGCTTCTCCTCAG AGAAGGACGGCTTTCCTTCAGGAGAGCATTCG CCTGTTAAAAAGAGCACAGAGAAGCCGTCACCAGGCATTAAGAACATTGATGATGACGAAGACGACGATGAAGAGTCGCCGCCACCTGTTGTCGCGCCAAGGCCGGAACACACCAAGGGG GTGAACACGCGTTCTGTAATTGACCCCCTCCCTCCACCGGTCACCTCTCCTGATGGAGATGCTGCGTCTAAGGCTGCGGACAAACAGAGAGCCAAAAAGGGCAAGATGTCTGACGAGGAGATCATGGATAAATTAA GAACCATAGTCAGTATTGGAGATCCTAAAAAGAAGTACACGCGATATGAGAAGATTGGACAAGG AGCCTCAGGAACGGTGTTCACAGCCATCGATGTTGCTACCGGACAGGAG GTGGCTATTAAGCAGATCAACCTGCAAAAGCAACCCAAGAaggaattaattattaatgaaatTCTTGTGATGAAGGAACTTAAAAACCCAAACATTGTAAACTTTTTAGACAG TTTTCTGGTAGGAGAAGAGCTTTTTGTTGTAATGGAGTACCTGGCTGGCGGTTCACTGACTGACGTGGTGACGGAAACGTGCATGGACGAGGCTCAGATCGCTGCCGTCTGTAGAGAG TGTTTACAGGCCCTAGAATTTCTTCATGCCAACCAGGTCATTCATCGAGACATCAAGAGTGACAATGTGTTGCTGGGAATGGATGGCTCTGTTAAACTCA CGGACTTTGGTTTCTGCGCCCAGATCACTCCAGAGCAGAACAAGAGAAGCACCATGGTGGGCACGCCATACTGGATGGCTCCAGAGGTCGTTACCCGCAAAGCTTATGGGCCTAAAGTGGATATCTGGTCTCTGGGCATCATGGCTATTGAGATGGTGGAGGGGGAGCCACCGTACCTTAATGAGAATCCACTTAGG GCACTTTACCTCATCGCCACTAATGGAACCCCGGAACTACAAAGTCCAGAAAAACTGTCGCCTATTTTTCGGGATTTTCTGGCTCGCTGCTTAGAGATGGATGTAGAAAAGAGGGGCAGCAGCAAAGATCTTTTACAG CATCCCTTCCTCAAACTGGCGAAGCCTCTATCCAGCCTCACTCCGCTCATTTTTGCTGCCAAGGACGCCATGAAGAACAACCGTTAG